From a single Cyprinus carpio isolate SPL01 unplaced genomic scaffold, ASM1834038v1 S000006590, whole genome shotgun sequence genomic region:
- the LOC109075398 gene encoding ladderlectin-like: MVSKPVSGSGWSAYNGRCFRFFNFLHSWIDAEKQCLGYDGNLASVHSYEEYTFIQDLIKSHTQASTEAWLGGYDAVKEGTWLWSDGSKLNLEIWAPGEPNNYNRNENCIVMNYQSLSNWNDYSCDVEKPFVCVKKWRNLTLHHLLIDGDSPQ; encoded by the exons atggTCTCT AAACCTGTGAGTGGAAGTGGATGGTCTGCATATAATGGTAGATGCTTCCGCTTTTTCAACTTTCTGCATTCCTGGATTGATGCAGAG AAACAGTGTTTGGGCTATGATGGGAACCTGGCCTCTGTACACAGTTATGAGGAGTACACCTTCATACAGGACCTGATTAAATCTCACACTCAAGCTTCAACTGAGGCCTGGTTAGGAGGCTATGACGCtgttaaa GAGGGAACATGGCTCTGGAGTGATGGGTCAAAACTGAACCTAGAGATATGGGCTCCTGGAGAACCTAACAATTACAACAGAAATGAGAACTGTATTGTGATGAACTATCAAT CCTTGAGCAACTGGAATGACTACTCCTGTGATGTGGAAAagccttttgtgtgtgtgaagaaatGGAGAAATTTAACTTTACATCATTTGCTTATTGATGGAGATTctccgcagtga